The Salinirubellus salinus genome segment GCCTCGTAGTTGGGCGTGCCGTCCCAGTCGGCCAGGAACTGCCGGTGCGCGTCGAGTCGCTCCTCGGCGATGGCGCGGGAGCGTTCGGGCGCCTCCGTCACCCGGTCGTCGAACGCCGCCACGAGCGCCCGCTCGCGCTCGACGCCGACGGAGTCCCGACCCGCGACGAGCGCCGCCAGCGAGGTGGTCCCCGTCCCCCAGAACGGGTCCAGCACCGTCTCGCCGTACGTCGAGAACATCAGGACGAGTCGCAGGGGGACGGTGAGCGGGAACGCCCCCGAACGCTCGCGCAGGTCGTCGTCGAGGGTGTCGCCGTTCGCGTCCGTGGCCGAGAGCCGCTGGCGCGTGCCGGTGAACGCCCAGAGGTCCGAGAACCACTCGTTGCGCTCCTCCCAGAAGTACGCGGACGCGTAGCGTTCCTCGTCACCCGGCGGGTACGTGCGGGTGTCGCCGTTGCGGAAGACGAGGAGGTGCTCGTGTTCGAGCGTCGGGTAGGCGTTCGGCGGGAGCGTGCCGCTACCCATGAACTTCGCGGCGCTGTTGGTCGGCTTCCGCCAGAGCAGCCCGGGGAGAGACGAGAGGCCCGCCTCTCGCACGCGGCTCGTGACCGCGGCGGCGTTGGGGTACTGTTCGAAGGTGCCGTCCAGCCGTCGCGTGGCGTCACCGACGTTCACGACGGCGATGCCGCCCGGACGGAGGACGCGAGCGACCTCGGCCCACGCCT includes the following:
- a CDS encoding DNA-methyltransferase, producing METTHRVHVGDARSLPLADDSVSLVVTSPPYPMVEMWDESFAAQDEAIGAALERGDGAAAFDEMHDLLAEAWAEVARVLRPGGIAVVNVGDATRRLDGTFEQYPNAAAVTSRVREAGLSSLPGLLWRKPTNSAAKFMGSGTLPPNAYPTLEHEHLLVFRNGDTRTYPPGDEERYASAYFWEERNEWFSDLWAFTGTRQRLSATDANGDTLDDDLRERSGAFPLTVPLRLVLMFSTYGETVLDPFWGTGTTSLAALVAGRDSVGVERERALVAAFDDRVTEAPERSRAIAEERLDAHRQFLADWDGTPNYEAEHYAFGVVTKQERHVRLRAVDSVERTDEDPRTYRATHSPV